The genomic region CATATACTGAGGAATGGCAATTGAGGCAAGAATTGCAATAATTGCGATGACGATTAGTAGTTCAATCAGGGTAAAACCTTTCTGGTCTCTTAAAAATACTCTTTTCATAGTTAAACCTCCATAAGATTTTTCAGGCTTCAAGGAAGCCTTTTAAAGAAATTATAAACAAAAAGTTTAAATAAGTTGTGAAAACTATGTGAATTTTAAAACTACAATAAATTTATTCTCCTTTGCTCGGTATTTTAGTTTAAATCCCTGTTTTTTTGCAAGAGCCTCTGTAATTTTCAAACCTACTCCAGAGCCTTTTTCTTTCTCTGAAATGTCATTTCCTATTGCAAGAAAGTTTTTTGTCAGCCTTATATGAATTTTTTCGTCGGAATACCTTATAGCATTATCTATAAGTGAAAATACAATATTGTCCACCATCTGCCTGTTTGCATAGATAAAAACATCTTTTAGATTAAGTATGAGTTTTTGATTTATCTCAAATATTGAAAGATTTTTTTCTACTGTTTCCTTTAAATTAACTTTTTCTTTGCTGGATGAAAAGCTTTTAAAACGATTTATTGTTTCTAAAATTTTACAAAAATCATTTTGAATGTAGTTATAACTGGTCTCAAGTCTTTGAATGGCTTTTTCATCGTATCTGATTTTTAAAATCTCTATATTGCCTTTATGAGTGGCTAAAAAATTGCCAAATTTGTGAGAGATATTTAAAAGAATTAACTCTAAAAAATCCATGTAGTCTCTTTCCTGCTTAAGCATTTTCTCAATAATCTTGTATAAAATGAGCATTAAACTTAAAACAAGCAAAAACTCCCATAACAGTATATTCTTTACATATTCCTGAAACTTCTGCTCAACAAAATTTTTTCCAGTTAAAGATTGCAATGCATACTCCTCTTTAAAAGAATCCAGAAAACTCAACACCACTGTGTTTAAATAGAAAAGAATCAAGGCTAAAACCAGAGAAAAAACGATGATTATTTTAATCTGGAATTTCAACGGATTCTGTATCCCCTTCCTGGATAGGTTATTATGCTGTCTGGTGGTAGTGCTTTTCTCAGTTCTTTAATATAGGCTCTCACAATCTCATCTCCCACTGCTTTTTCTGGCCAGACATAGTTCAGGATTTTTTCAGAACTTACAATTTCTCCTCTATTTTTAAGAAGAAACTCAAGAAGTTGCCATGCTTTTTTTGAAATCTTTATTTCTTCACTGCCTCTGTAGATTGTTTTTGCATCAATATTTACAGTAACATCACCAATGGTAAAAACACTGGGTAAATGCTTTCTCTTGCTTAGTGCTTTTAGCCTGAGAACAAATTCTTTGAATTCAAAAGGTTTTGTAAGATAGTCATCTGCTCCTCTCAGGAAACATTCTTCTTTGTCATTTAGAGTTTTTTTCGCAGTAATTACTAAAATCGGAGTTTTAATGCCTGCTTTTCTCAATGCAGCGATAATTTCTTCGCCGGAAGTAAACTTTAATATAAGGTCTATAACTATTACATCAAACTCATATTTGGTGATAATTTTAGGAAGCTGTCTTTCATCCCATAGCCATACTGTCTCTACATTTTCAATTTTAAGATAATCCTTGAGTGTTTCGCCGAAAATTCTATCATCTTCTATAAGAAGAATCCTCATTACTCATACTTCATTATTCTTGGAGTTATGAAAATCATAACTTCATAAAGTGTTTCATCCCTTCCACGACTTTTAAACAACTCACCAAGCACAGGAACATCTCCAAGCCCTGGAACCTTTGATTCTGTAGTGCTGTCAGTTTTTTTGTATATTCCACCTATGACAAGAGTTTCACCATCTTTTAAAGCAACCTTTGTATTTCCTTCTATCTTTTGAGTTCTCGGTGCATAAACTCCTCCAATATTTACAAACTCAACAAGGTCTTCCTTTACAACATTGACATCAAGAAGCATTGATTTATCGTCAATAAGATGGGGAGTTGCCTCAACTGTTATGGCAACATCTTTAAACTTGGTTGATATCTGCCCGCTCTGAACATCTTTTTCTCCGTAGGGAATACTG from Thermodesulfovibrio sp. 3907-1M harbors:
- a CDS encoding response regulator transcription factor, with product MRILLIEDDRIFGETLKDYLKIENVETVWLWDERQLPKIITKYEFDVIVIDLILKFTSGEEIIAALRKAGIKTPILVITAKKTLNDKEECFLRGADDYLTKPFEFKEFVLRLKALSKRKHLPSVFTIGDVTVNIDAKTIYRGSEEIKISKKAWQLLEFLLKNRGEIVSSEKILNYVWPEKAVGDEIVRAYIKELRKALPPDSIITYPGRGYRIR